The window GGTGACGTTGGGAACCTCAACAACCGTCTCCCTCAGAGCTGATGGGTTGCTCTGGCTCAGGGCCCACTGCAGAATAGCATTAAGCATGTTAGGGAGGGCTCTGAAGGCCAATAAACACATGTGCCCTCACCATAAACACTGACAGCTTACCTTGAAGTCATCCATAGTGACGGCAAGTGAGTTCATGACCTCTGCATCAATGGTCTCATCCTCCAGGTCGATCAGGTCCATCTTCTTCCTGATGGCCTGCAGGGCGGCCTCAGAGCACAGAGCAGCCAGATCAGCACCCACATGTCCGTGGGTCTCATTGGCAACCTATAGGGAAAAAGATAAGAGCACAATATTACTTCCATGTGTAATAGTCTACATATTACACCTTTATTAATTAATATGACAgtgttgtgcatttattttcttgatagATAACTCTGATTTAAAGATTTGTGCCACACTGGAGGACTCCATTCTCCCTTGATGATAGCAGATATAAACCCCTTGACTGtttataaaatgtgctttttgtttcACTTAAGAGGCAATAATCATAACCATCTGACTCCTCCTCTCAGTCTCGTCTGTGGTGTCAACTGACTGCAGGGAATAGAATTATGTGTACAAACCTGTTCAAGGTCGACATCGTCAGCCAGTTTCATGTTTTTGGTGTGAATCTGGAGGATCTCCAATCTGCCGGTGGCGTCAGGGATGCCAATGTCCACTTCCCTATCAAAACGccctgcaggtggaggaagagCAAAACACAATTATGATTTGTGCCGACAGAAACAGACTGAAGGCAATAGGACGGCCTGCAGGAGTTATTATGCAGCGTCGGCTCTCAAATGTAGGGGCAACAGCACTAAAGGAGCATGTCATTTGTACAAAATATCCATCTGAAATGTACTAAGCAAGAGTATTTGATGAATCCGCAAGATCCAAATCCAACCCTTTGTCAAGGCTTTCTAACACATTCAGCCAGAAGTTCCAATCGTATGACAACATGCTTCAGTGAGCCATACACTTGGGTCCATTAGAGTTACTTTATATAACCGTCTCTGAATATAATGCAGAACATATTTTTTACTATTCTTTTTTGCAAAGCTGTTCAGCCATTCTAAATCTTTATATACAGCCATGTTGTTGCtgtgcaaataaatacaatattttaactACCCGTTATTAGAGTTCGAAGCAATCAGCAGGAAGCATGTGATAGATACATAACCAGGTTAGCCATTAGGCATGactccaaaacaacaaagcatccaggttataaaaatgaaattatattATGAACTTTATGCATTGGATGCTTCCTGTAGTTCGACTGAAGTAACCGAACACGGTCCCAAACGCAGATCATTTACCGAATCTCCTGAGAGCTGGGTCGATGCTGTTGGGTCTGTTGGTGGCAGCCATGACGATGACATGAGCCCTTTGTTTCAGGCCGTCCATAAGAGTCAGCAGCTGGGAAACAATGCGCCTCTCCACCTCTCCGTGagtctacaaaaaaaaacaaacacaacatacatTGTTGCTATGCAATTATACTTTCAAACTTTATCTAGACATTAGCGGCTTGATTCAGTTATTGGAGCACTCTGATATCACTGTCATCCTCATTACTAGTGAAAGTCCCTAAAAGctgtattaaaacatgttgcaATGACCTGCACtatgattggtttaaaaatgtatgaaccATGAACAGACAGGATATTTTTTACAGTTATTGATTTCGTGTTCCCGTCTTCTCACTCACCTTCTCTCTCTTAGGAGCGATTGCATCAAGCTCATCAATAAAGATGATGGCAGGAGCATTCTTTTCCGCCTCCTCGAAGGCCTTCCTCAGGTTACTCTCGCTCTCTCCTGCCAGCTTACTCATGATCTCAGGACCTAAATTGGAACACcaaatatttcagtttcagaGAAAACAGATCTCAGCACACATGCGTTATTCAATAATAGTCATGTATTAATAGTATGTATGCACACCAGGATAAACACTAACCCATCAACAATACATAAATGGATATAGTCTCTGAGACGCATGCATGGATAAACGGAATGGACTAAAGTATTAACCAGTCAATATAATGTTCTTATTAAAGAAGATTAAGATTATACTTCTATTTTAACAAAGAAGTTTACAGAAGAGAgtcattttgtttcttaaaaatgCATCTACTTGAGCTTTTGGTTTGGTTAGATTAACCAACAAGGCGATGCTGTCAGGGACAAACCAAATCTCAGAAAATGCTAAGAATAAGTATTTGTAGAAGATAAATGCAGGTGATGTTCTCACCATTGATCAGGAAGAAGAAAGCTCCAGTTTCATTGGCCACAGCTCTGGCAATCAAGGTCTTTCCGGTTCCAGGGGGTCCATACAGCAGAATTCCACGTGGGGGCTGAAAAGGGGGGATAATGTGAATATCTTAAACGGCAACTttattacacaaacaaaaccagcaaaatATATATTGCGAGTTAGTGTCTTTACTGTTGCGATGAAACACTTGATATGATAGAGAAACAGCAGCATAGGAGTAGAAAACTACCAAAGGGAGTCAATCATTTAAATCTCACATCACTAGATGGTAAAGCTCAATGTATTGCTTGTTGAAATTGCAGATGGGTGCATAATATTTCATACACTTTCaagtttaattatttagttACACATGCTCAGTTCAAAGTCTACAATGAAGGCCTGACATGTTAATGTGCTTCTCCATGCATATTAATGAGGGGACCTTACCTTGACTCCTATGGCCTTGAACAGTGCAGGGTGTCTAAGAGGCAGCTCCACCATCTCTTTGATCTGAGCTAACTGCTTCCTCACTCCTCCAATGTCATCATAGCCCACCTCGTTCAGGGACTCTTCCTCATCCtgtcatttcaaacacaaaatgttcaaattacAATCCAATTCATTTGTAGGTAAATGTTTACCTTACACTTTGTGCCTGCTACCCACCTCTCTTCTGATTGGCTCTCCCTCACAGTGGATGACAGTGTCAGGAGCAACAATGCAGTAGGGAGAGGGGTCGGTCTCTACCACCTTGAACTCCACAGCACGCATGCCTCCTCTGACCAGGAAAATATCACCTTCACAAGGCAATAGAACAAAAAACACGTTAGTTTCAACACTCCAACAAGGTTGCATGTCATACATTGAAACATTTGATAAGCCAGGTAAAGGCATTTCTGGGttctgaaaatgaacatttgcATTCACCTTTGCGGATTGGCCTGTATGCCTCCAGAAAGTATGGCTTCAGGTAGACCTCAAACAGGTTGCCAGTAATCCCTTCTACCGTGTCATCGATTGGGAGCACGTGGATCCTCTTTCCATACTTCACATCGGGACATGGCTGAATGCTGTAGGAGATATTATACTTAAACCCACTCTGGATTCCACTTAAAAAAATTTCTAACACGTTgtttaaatcaaagaaaagtttaaaaggTGTTCCTTTGCTTACCTGATGACATCACCCAGTCTGACCCTCAGATTGTTGCGGACCACCCTGTTCATGCGAACCTTTTCATCGGAGCAGGTGTCGTCAGACAGCACAATGCACACAGTCTCCCGCCTCTTCTTACCCTTCATCAGCACTGTGTCTCCACGGAACAGCTGCAGCTCGTCCATCTTGGTCTAAAGAGACATTAACCAGTTATTTCTGATCTTTTTAGATTCAAAATCTCATTTCAAAAGATTATTTTAGTGTTCAATTACAATATTTCACAGGGTTTAGAATTTGTAGAGACATTAACCATGCACTAAGCTGATGAATGTCTACCTGAGACAGAGAGACCACACTGTTGTCTTCATTGATGGATTCATCAACAATCAGTCTGTTGGGTCTGCTCTTCTGTTTCAGAATTGCAGTGGCTAGATCATCATTTTTGGATCtatgaaaagaaacatgttaGTAAAAACTCAGTGCATCTTTAAGGCATTACCAACATCCTTCAATAAGCAAGTTTGTTAGTAATTGTAAAATAGACATTGTACAGGAAACCATTAATGTTAAACAAAAACGGGATGTTAGATTTGGAAACTTCATTACATCTTATGTTAAACCAGGCCCCTAAATCTGCTCTGTGAAACTTCTCAGTTTCTGGTTTAGTTTCTTTGTAAAGTCTTGGgggaatttaaaaacaatgtgtagTTAAACATGCATGTTCAGGGGGCCAAATCAATGAACTCTTTACCCACAGAGTTCTACACAGATCATCCTATTAAACCCAAAACCAAACTGTTTCTGAAGAGAGTGTACTCTTAGTACTCAGGAATTAGCGCCTTTTACCATTGATTGTTTGTCTGTTGTATCGGCAGTTGTGGGTTTATTAAGTTATACTCaatctttttttgaaaacaatagTACAtactattttaattataattatagaCGATGTGAACTATTCGTGAATTCTAGTGAACTGGTAATATAttgtattgaatatatatatatccatgtTTTCTTATTAACAGATACTCGTTAATTAAGACTAGTTCATTATTTTACGTCATTTATGtaacaataaatgtaaacaggCAGGCTAAACACCAAGGCTTTTTACCTCCACGACTACACGTTTCTTTCTGATTATGTGTACAATTTGTTAAAAACATCGTCGAACC of the Eleginops maclovinus isolate JMC-PN-2008 ecotype Puerto Natales chromosome 12, JC_Emac_rtc_rv5, whole genome shotgun sequence genome contains:
- the vcp gene encoding transitional endoplasmic reticulum ATPase translates to MASGGESKNDDLATAILKQKSRPNRLIVDESINEDNSVVSLSQTKMDELQLFRGDTVLMKGKKRRETVCIVLSDDTCSDEKVRMNRVVRNNLRVRLGDVISIQPCPDVKYGKRIHVLPIDDTVEGITGNLFEVYLKPYFLEAYRPIRKGDIFLVRGGMRAVEFKVVETDPSPYCIVAPDTVIHCEGEPIRREDEEESLNEVGYDDIGGVRKQLAQIKEMVELPLRHPALFKAIGVKPPRGILLYGPPGTGKTLIARAVANETGAFFFLINGPEIMSKLAGESESNLRKAFEEAEKNAPAIIFIDELDAIAPKREKTHGEVERRIVSQLLTLMDGLKQRAHVIVMAATNRPNSIDPALRRFGRFDREVDIGIPDATGRLEILQIHTKNMKLADDVDLEQVANETHGHVGADLAALCSEAALQAIRKKMDLIDLEDETIDAEVMNSLAVTMDDFKWALSQSNPSALRETVVEVPNVTWEDIGGLDDVKRELQELVQYPVEHPDKFLKFGMTPSKGVLFYGPPGCGKTLLAKAIANECQANFISIKGPELLTMWFGESEANVREIFDKARQAAPCVLFFDELDSIAKARGGNVGDGGGAADRVINQILTEMDGMSSKKNVFIIGATNRPDIIDPAILRPGRLDQLIYIPLPDEKSRMSILKANLRKSPIAKDVDLDFLAKMTNGFSGADLTEICQRACKLAIRESIENEIRRERERQTNPSAMEVEEEDPVPEIRKDHFEEAMRFARRSVSDNDIRKYEMFAQTLQQSRGFGSFRFPSGTAGGSGPTHGSGGTGTGPVFNEDNDDDLYG